From a single Parambassis ranga chromosome 2, fParRan2.1, whole genome shotgun sequence genomic region:
- the LOC114432164 gene encoding uncharacterized protein LOC114432164 isoform X1 — protein sequence MIFSMGCGGSRADAIIEPRYHESWTRETESTWLTNTDVETPLPVANSKSLEPNMKEKRMVNTGTQCGKQALSNSGSNHQRRARHSLSDVGVTGSSRPLVTQKEERQRMPVLCLRMGSPSASTVVEILNLETRVMKDEGKPRLLCRGRQSEQQAVTRTRDGDLQMCVGDVCS from the exons ATGATTTTCTCGATGGGTTGTGGAGGGAGTCGGGCGGACGCGATAATCGAGCCGAGGTACCACGAAAGCTGGACCAGAGAAACAGAATCGACGTGGCTCACGAACACGGACGTAGAGACCCCTCTGCCAGTGGCTAACA GTAAATCTCTGGAGCCAAATATGAAGGAGAAAAGGATGGTGAACACAGGCACTCAGTGTGGGAAGCAGGCCCTCTCCAACAGTGGCTCCAACCACCAGAGGAGAGCCAGGCACTCCTTGAGTGATGTAGGTGTCACTGGTAGCAG CCGACCCCTCGTGACTCAAAAAGAAGAGCGTCAAAGGATGCCGGTGCTCTGTCTAAGGATGGGCAGCCCGTCAGCGTCAACAGTAGTGGAGATCCTGAACCTGGAAACGCGTGTGATGAAAGATGAAGGAAAGCCCAGGCTCTTGTGTAGAGGAAGACAGTCGGAGCAGCAAGCAGTAACCAGAACAAGAGACGGTGATttgcagatgtgtgtgggtgatgTTTGCTCGTGA
- the LOC114432164 gene encoding brain and acute leukemia cytoplasmic protein isoform X2: MIFSMGCGGSRADAIIEPRYHESWTRETESTWLTNTDVETPLPVANSKSLEPNMKEKRMVNTGTQCGKQALSNSGSNHQRRARHSLSDPTPRDSKRRASKDAGALSKDGQPVSVNSSGDPEPGNACDER, from the exons ATGATTTTCTCGATGGGTTGTGGAGGGAGTCGGGCGGACGCGATAATCGAGCCGAGGTACCACGAAAGCTGGACCAGAGAAACAGAATCGACGTGGCTCACGAACACGGACGTAGAGACCCCTCTGCCAGTGGCTAACA GTAAATCTCTGGAGCCAAATATGAAGGAGAAAAGGATGGTGAACACAGGCACTCAGTGTGGGAAGCAGGCCCTCTCCAACAGTGGCTCCAACCACCAGAGGAGAGCCAGGCACTCCTTGAGTGAT CCGACCCCTCGTGACTCAAAAAGAAGAGCGTCAAAGGATGCCGGTGCTCTGTCTAAGGATGGGCAGCCCGTCAGCGTCAACAGTAGTGGAGATCCTGAACCTGGAAACGCGTGTGATGAAAGATGA
- the atp6v1c1b gene encoding V-type proton ATPase subunit C 1-B, which produces MTEFWLISAPGDKTCQQTWDKMMVATTRTNNLSANNKFNIPDLKVGTLDVLVGLSDELAKLDTFVESVVKKVAQYMADVLEDSRDKVQENLLANGVDLVTYITRFQWDMAKYPIKQSLKNISEIISKQATQIDNDLKARASAYNNLKGNLQNLERKNAGSLLTRSLADIVKKEDFVLDSEYLITMLVVVPKTSYADWQKTYETLAEMVVPRSTKLLFEDNDSGLFSVTLFRKAVDDFKHKARENKFTVRDFQYNEEEMKADKEEMTRLSTDKKKQFGPLVRWLKVNFSEAFIAWIHIKALRVFVESVLRYGLPVNFQAMLLQPNKKNMKKLREVLYDLYKHLDSSAAIIDASMDIPGLNLSQQEYYPYVYYKIDCNLLDFKV; this is translated from the exons ATGACAGAATTCTGGTTGATCTCTGCTCCGGGGGATAAGACATGCCAGCAGACTTGGGACAAGATGATGGTGGCCACTACACGCACCAACAATCTCTCCGCTAACAACAAGTTTAACATCCCTGACCTCAAg GTTGGAACACTAGATGTATTAGTGGGACTGTCGGATGAATTGGCTAAACTGGACACTTTTGTGGAAAG TGTTGTGAAGAAGGTTGCTCAGTACATGGCAGACGTTCttgaagacagcagagacaaagTTCAGGAGAACTTATTGGCCAATGGAG TTGACCTGGTCACCTACATCACCAGATTTCAGTGGGATATGGCTAAATATCCAATCAAACAGTCACTGAAAAACATCTCTGAGATTATCTCcaag CAAGCCACTCAGATAGACAATGACCTGAAGGCCAGAGCTTCAGCGTACAACAATCTGAAGGGAAACCTGCAGAATCTGGAGAGGAAGAACGC GGGGAGCTTATTAACCAGGAGTCTGGCTGACATAGTGAAGAAAGAAGACTTTGTGCTGGACTCAGAGTATCTGATTACAATGCTGGTTGTTGTCCCAAA GACAAGTTACGCTGACTGGCAAAAGACATATGAAACACTGGCAGAAATGGTTGTGCCACGGTCCACTAA gCTGCTGTTTGAAGACAACGACAGTGGTCTCTTCAGTGTTACCCTCTTCAGGAAGGCTGTTGATGACTTCAAGCACAAGGCCAGAGAAAATAA GTTTACAGTGCGTGATTTCCAGTACaatgaggaggagatgaaggcaGACAAAGAAGAGATGACACGTTTGTCCACTGACAAGAAGAAACAGTTT GGGCCTTTGGTACGGTGGCTGAAGGTGAATTTCAGTGAGGCCTTCATCGCATGGATTCACATAAAAGCTctgcgtgtgtttgtggagtCTGTATTGAG ATATGGGCTGCCAGTGAACTTCCAGGCCATGCTGCTTCAGCCCAACAAGAAGAACATGAAGAAGCTGAGGGAGGTGCTGTATGACCTGTACAAACATCTGGACAGCAGTGCTGCAATCATCGAT GCATCCATGGACATTCCAGGACTGAACCTGAGCCAGCAGGAGTACTACCCATATGTTTACTACAAGATTGACTGCAACCTTCTGGACTTCAAAGTCTAG
- the azin1b gene encoding antizyme inhibitor 1b, with amino-acid sequence MKGLADKPCYIIELLEGGVTLEDVIDGHICEQALVEKSAFVVGDLGALMRQHLLWQSVVPQLQPYYPVKCNSSPAVIEVLASLGLGFICTDKAEVSLVLEHGVPPENIILSSVFKQLALIKYAAKNNIQHLVCENEAELSKIARLHPNAKLLLQLTTEAHAAETSMAFGSSLKSCRHLLETAKELNVQVVGVTFHIPSSCQDLQQAYTHALSDASCVFDMGVDLGFSMNILDIGGGFTGSEFQLKQVESAIRPLLDAYFPQLSGVQVLAQPGSFYVTSAFNLAVNVIGKKVVIPNWDSLVQGENNEDTEFLYYMNEGVYGPFSRKLLGNSIAAPSVHKRVLCAEEAMYPSSLWGPSLDELDQVVERCLLPELSVGDWLLFSNMGVCGLEEFSCLSSSAQLPVYYTVSTSDWYEMQEAGVALDSAMKNFSILQYSA; translated from the exons ATGAAAGGACTTGCTGACAAACCCTGCTACATCATTGAGCTCCTGGAGGGAGGAGTGACACTGGAAGATGTCATTGATGGACACATCTGTGAACAGGCACTG GTGGAGAAGAGTGCATTTGTAGTGGGTGACCTTGGCGCTCTGATGCGGCAGCATCTGCTATGGCAGAGCGTAGTGCCTCAGCTGCAGCCCTACTACCCAGTCAAATGCAACAGCAGCCCTGCCGTCATCGAGGTGCTGGCTTCATTGGGGCTGggcttcatttgcacagacaag GCTGAAGTGAGCCTGGTGCTAGAGCATGGTGTGCCACCAGAAAACATCATTCTCTCAAGTGTATTCAAGCAACTGGCGCTCATCAAGTATGCTGCTAAGAACAACATCCAGCATCTTGTTTGTGAAAATGAGGCAGAGTTGTCCAAGATTGCCCGCCTGCACCCAAATGCAAA attgctgctgcagttgacCACTGAGGCCCATGCAGCCGAGACCAGCATGGCCTTTGGCTCCTCACTGAAGAGCTGTCGACACCTGCTGGAGACAGCCAAGGAGCTTAATGTCCAGGTGGTAGGGGTTACCTTCCACATCCCCAGCTCCTGCCAAGACCTGCAACAGGCCTACACCCATGCATTGTCAGATGCGAGCTGCGTGTTTGACATGGGG GTGGATTTGGGATTCAGCATGAACATCCTGGACATTGGTGGAGGATTTACTGGCTCAGAGTTTCAGCTCAAACAG GTTGAGTCTGCAATCAGGCCGCTGCTCGATGCTTACTTCCCCCAACTGTCCGGTGTGCAAGTGTTGGCCCAGCCTGGCAGCTTCTATGTGACCTCAGCTTTCAACCTAGCTGTTAACGTAATTGGCAAGAAAGTAGTGATACCGAACTGGGACAGTCTAGTTCAAG gtgaaaacaatgagGATACCGAGTTCCTGTACTACATGAATGAGGGTGTTTATGGTCCATTCAGCCGCAAGCTGCTGGGAAACTCCATTGCTGCCCCGTCAGTGCACAAG cgtGTATTGTGTGCTGAGGAGGCCATGTATCCCAGCAGCCTGTGGGGTCCATCATTGGACGAGTTggaccaggtggtggagcgctgCCTGCTGCCAGAGCTCAGTGTGGGAGACTGGCTTCTCTTCTCCAACATGGGGGTGTGTGGCCTGGAGGagttcagctgtctgtccagttCTGCCCAGCTGCCCGTCTACTACACTGTCTCCACCTCTGACTG GTACGAAATGCAGGAGGCTGGTGTGGCACTGGATAGTGCCATGAAGAACTTCTCCATTCTCCAGTACAGTGCGTAA
- the adnp2b gene encoding activity-dependent neuroprotector homeobox protein 2b, whose protein sequence is MYQLPVGNIEKIRKARKAVKSVLSEIGLEDCENLLKDLKEESEESTDVDNAFQETNWFDFADGFTGKRHKKWPYRSRPLCCSLCKYSSQNIYNFRSHVSRCHGCEQSFCALSPCSQCLFMGHPKVLKRHMMFFHTKLNTQVQVQRESSIATHRGNERYQCRRCGLPSSSIFAIKKHIILKHLESLAEQYIGYRFNMQGASPVKIYCCKVCKVNTGNLDQMLHHMLVEPSHYSVSTQVQNQIYENKNYVIKPTANGNGVFMTFPSIAPKQAQVLHGKSLVLPSNGQPAGTVVTLQQLQGSTNSTTLICTPGTNQAFLPPQASALVQLASAEAKGLLQPGATIALRSALPPGPSMVQVPTVSNVSLKQAPVTLAPVPAPIQPQQAPQTQQILLPSGLQANVGAGTGSAPKPAMVAQTAPTKQIALQGTMLTSQSLLSHLIPTGNKVNGMPTYTFAPLQVAIPVSQSTSTPLKPVEQINNSSPQTKKWITCPLCNELFPSNVFDMHTEVAHQTKSSSPKSESVAARAAFLKKMPDKTIKCLTCKILLSEKSVFQHLLHGLNCLYCSTLFFSIKQLAEHVKQHNPSSRAYCDFLRQKFRVYTKGNEILFPYFDVQTTAPKEILGDIEVNLALVTNSLDLIFFKLQPNSQPEICPAPVKINSAYCPFCDEKFQQESKHLQHLKQKHFVAPTIHAILKTEAFKCIYCNGVYTGKVTQQAVMLHIQRCRCSPKPPQPQPQPQPARQAAPPPQQPPKAVQQLSQPSGLYFLQVPQGVTMKPTLAPARVITAPAPPEPQETEAEKQSKRRLEAALREVIEANKREREERAAMRKKREQEKQLPPPEPEPQSDPAVKLALEPTTVERRCIEDRRDFISKYFNVNPYATKVETDELCKRLSLTKAELVGLFSKKRSKCMKSLKRNTAAILLGFNMSELNKLKHNLRLPEQKPPDNTETLSTNETGPAAAEAEVMESSTDVEPMDESGNEKVAEGGAVEQME, encoded by the exons ATGTACCAGCTTCCAGTTGGAAACATTGAGAAGATCCGAAAAGCGCGCAAGGCTGTGAAAAGTGTTTTAAGTGAGATTGGCCTGGAAGACTGTGAAAACCTGCTCAAg GATCTGAAAGAAGAGTCGGAGGAAAGCACAGACGTGGACAATGCCTTTCAGGAAACAAACTGGTTTGATTTCGCAGATGGATTCACTGGCAAACGACATAAGAAG tGGCCTTATCGGTCTCgacctctgtgctgcagcctgtgcAAGTACTCGTCGCAAAACATCTACAACTTCAGGAGCCATGTCTCCCGCTGTCATGGATGTGAGCAGTCATTCTGTGCGCTGAGCCCTTGTTCTCAGTGCCTCTTCATGGGCCACCCCAAGGTTCTCAAGAGGCACATGATGTTCTTCCACACCAAGCTCAACACCCAGGTACAAGTGCAAAGGGAAAGCTCTATAGCCACCCATCGTGGGAATGAGAGGTATCAGTGTCGAAGATGTGGGCTTCCATCCTCGTCTATCTTTGCTATTAAGAAGCACATCATCCTCAAGCACCTGGAGAGTTTGGCGGAGCAGTACATCGGTTACAGATTCAACATGCAAGGGGCCTCGCCTGTGAAGATATACTGCTGCAAAGTGTGTAAGGTGAACACTGGAAACTTGGACCAAATGCTGCATCACATGCTCGTGGAGCCATCACACTATTCAGTCAGCACACAAGTGCAGAATCAGATTTATGAAAACAAGAACTACGTCATTAAACCAACTGCTAATGGGAATGGTGTGTTTATGACATTCCCCAGTATTGCTCCTAAGCAAGCTCAAGTGTTACATGGTAAGTCCTTGGTCTTACCAAGTAACGGCCAACCTGCTGGGACGGTAGTAACATTACAGCAACTACAAGGAAGTACAAACAGTACTACTCTGATCTGTACCCCTGGAACCAACCAAGCTTTCCTGCCACCTCAAGCATCAGCCTTAGTGCAGCTAGCTAGTGCCGAGGCTAAAGGTTTGCTCCAGCCTGGTGCCACGATTGCCCTCCGAAGTGCTTTGCCCCCAGGACCATCTATGGTCCAGGTTCCTACAGTGTCTAATGTGTCTCTGAAACAGGCACCAGTGACCCTCGCTCCAGTTCCTGCTCCAATTCAACCACAACAGGCTCCACAAACGCAGCAGATCCTGCTGCCTTCAGGACTGCAGGCTAATGTGGGAGCAGGAACTGGGAGTGCACCTAAGCCTGCTATGGTTGCACAGACTGCACCGACGAAACAAATCGCCTTACAAGGCACCATGTTAACTTCACAGTCTCTGCTGAGTCATCTGATTCCAACTGGCAACAAAGTGAACGGCATGCCCACATATACTTTTGCTCCACTCCAAGTAGCGATCCCGGTCTCTCAGAGCACGAGTACCCCTCTTAAGCCTGTAGAGCAAATAAATAACTCCTCGCCACAAACAAAGAAATGGATTACCTGTCCCCTCTGCAATGAACTTTTCCCTTCTAATGTCTTTGACATGCATACAGAAGTTGCCCACCAGACAAAATCCTCCTCGCCCAAGTCAGAGAGCGTGGCCGCACGAGCTGcattcctgaagaaaatgccaGATAAAACGATTAAATGTCTAACATGCAAAATCCTACTTTCAGAAAAGAGTGTCTTCCAACATCTGCTGCATGGCCTAAATTGTTTGTACTGCtcaacattatttttttcaatcaAACAGCTGGCTGAGCACGTAAAGCAGCACAATCCTTCAAGCAGGGCCTATTGTGACTTCCTGAGACAGAAGTTTAGGGTTTACACAAAAGGAAATGAGATCTTGTTTCCTTACTTTGATGTCCAGACCACTGCGCCGAAAGAAATTCTAGGAGACATAGAGGTCAATCTTGCCCTGGTTACAAATTCCCTTGACCTGATTTTCTTTAAGTTGCAGCCCAACAGCCAGCCTGAAATCTGCCCGGCACCTGTTAAAATCAACAGTGCGTATTGTCCTTTCTGTGACGAGAAGTTCCAGCAGGAATCCAAACACCTTCAGCACCTCAAGCAGAAGCACTTTGTAGCACCCACTATTCATGCTATCCTCAAGACAGAGGCGTTCAAGTGCATATACTGCAATGGTGTGTACACAGGAAAGGTCACTCAGCAGGCTGTGATGCTCCATATTCAGCGTTGCCGCTGTTCCCCAAAACCGCCTCAGCCACAGCCACAACCACAGCCGGCCAGACAAGCAGCGCCACCGCCACAGCAGCCACCAAAAGCAGTTCAGCAGCTGAGTCAACCCTCTGGACTCTACTTCCTCCAAGTGCCACAAGGGGTGACCATGAAACCGACTTTAGCTCCAGCTCGTGTGATTACGGCTCCAGCACCTCCAGAACCTCAAGAAACGGAGGCAGAGAAGCAGTCCAAGAGGCGGCTGgaggcagcactgagagaagTCATCGAGGCCAACAAACGAGAGCGAGAGGAAAGAGCAGCCATGCGCAAAAAGCGAGAGCAGGAGAAGCAGCTGCCCCCACCGGAGCCTGAGCCACAGAGCGACCCCGCTGTTAAGCTGGCACTGGAACCAACCACAGTGGAGCGCCGTTGCATTGAAGATCGCAGAGACTTCATTTCcaaatattttaatgtaaacCCCTACGCAACCAAAGTAGAGACTGACGAGCTGTGCAAAAGGCTGTCTCTGACCAAAGCAGAGTTGGTCGGACTCTTCAGCAAGAAGCGCAGCAAGTGCATGAAGAGTCTCAAGAGGAACACGGCTGCCATTCTGCTTGGATTCAACATGTCTGAACTCAACAAACTTAAACACAACCTCCGCCTCCCAGAGCAGAAACCTCCTgataacacagagacactgagcaCCAACGAAACTgggccagctgctgctgaagcagaGGTGATGGAGAGCAGCACGGACGTAGAACCAATGGATGAAAGTGGGAATGAGAAAGTGGCAGAGGGTGGAGCAGTAGAGCAGATGGAGTGA